A genomic region of Alphaproteobacteria bacterium contains the following coding sequences:
- a CDS encoding response regulator — MKSCLIVDDSRVVRKVARKIFEDLGFTCLEAEDGQQALTECQKQLPEMVLLDWNMPVMNGLEFLLAMRKLPNGNGPVVVFCTTENDMSHIQKALAAGANEYIMKPFDSDIIQSKLSQLGLAAT; from the coding sequence ATGAAATCCTGTCTTATTGTCGATGATAGCCGCGTCGTCCGTAAGGTCGCCCGCAAGATATTCGAGGATTTGGGTTTCACCTGCCTTGAGGCGGAAGACGGCCAGCAAGCGCTGACGGAATGCCAGAAGCAGCTGCCGGAAATGGTGCTGCTTGACTGGAATATGCCTGTTATGAACGGGCTCGAATTCCTGCTGGCCATGCGCAAGCTTCCGAACGGCAACGGGCCGGTGGTTGTGTTCTGCACGACCGAGAACGATATGAGCCATATTCAGAAGGCTCTTGCGGCCGGTGCAAACGAATACATCATGAAGCCGTTCGATAGTGACATCATCCAAAGCAAGCTTTCCCAGCTTGGTTTGGCGGCGACATAG
- the cheB gene encoding chemotaxis-specific protein-glutamate methyltransferase CheB, which produces MVVEDSIVIRGLISRALESDPDIKVVASAADGEIGIRMLKKMPVDVIVLDIEMPVMDGMTAIPHLLGVDPAVKIIMASTLTLKNAEISMKALELGASDYVPKPVTSRELTAAVDFKRELVDKVKVLAVAARRAGVRRAEPEAPAFRASQPGAQPAADQDTRSAFKDKPAPPAKVVTLRTHPIIKPDIIAIGSSTGGPQALFKVIKDLGADLQQPIVLTQHMPPSFTTILADHINKHCGVPCSEAKDGDVLTKGKVLLAPGNYHMTIVKNPAGQHVVKLNQEPAENFCRPAVDPMLRSLLPLFDKRILVVILTGMGQDGMKSSDLIVQAGGSVIAQDEATSVVWGMPGAVAMAGLCSAVLPLNDVGGYARKIALGMKP; this is translated from the coding sequence ATGGTGGTCGAAGATTCGATCGTTATTCGTGGCCTGATTTCACGCGCACTTGAAAGTGACCCCGATATCAAGGTCGTTGCCTCCGCTGCCGATGGCGAGATCGGCATCCGCATGCTCAAGAAAATGCCGGTTGATGTCATCGTGCTTGATATCGAAATGCCTGTCATGGACGGCATGACCGCGATCCCGCATTTGCTGGGCGTTGATCCGGCGGTCAAGATCATCATGGCATCCACGTTGACGCTGAAGAACGCCGAGATCAGCATGAAGGCGCTTGAGCTGGGCGCTTCCGATTATGTGCCCAAGCCCGTGACTTCGCGCGAATTGACAGCGGCAGTAGATTTCAAGCGCGAACTTGTCGATAAGGTCAAGGTTTTGGCCGTGGCTGCACGCAGGGCGGGTGTGCGCCGCGCCGAACCCGAAGCTCCCGCCTTTCGTGCATCGCAGCCGGGCGCACAACCGGCCGCAGACCAAGACACAAGAAGCGCATTCAAGGATAAGCCCGCCCCGCCAGCCAAAGTCGTGACGTTGCGCACGCACCCGATCATTAAACCCGATATTATCGCGATCGGCAGCTCGACCGGCGGTCCGCAAGCGCTTTTTAAGGTCATCAAGGATCTTGGCGCGGATTTGCAGCAGCCTATCGTGCTGACGCAGCACATGCCGCCATCCTTCACGACCATCCTTGCCGATCATATCAACAAGCATTGCGGCGTGCCGTGCAGCGAAGCCAAAGATGGTGACGTGCTGACGAAGGGCAAGGTGCTGCTTGCGCCAGGCAATTACCATATGACCATCGTCAAGAACCCGGCCGGGCAGCATGTTGTGAAGCTGAACCAGGAACCGGCAGAAAATTTTTGCCGCCCCGCGGTGGACCCCATGCTGCGTTCCCTGTTGCCGTTGTTCGACAAAAGAATACTGGTCGTCATCCTTACGGGCATGGGGCAGGACGGGATGAAGAGCAGCGATTTGATCGTGCAGGCGGGCGGTAGCGTTATTGCGCAGGATGAAGCCACCAGCGTGGTGTGGGGGATGCCCGGCGCTGTCGCGATGGCGGGGCTTTGCTCGGCGGTTCTGCCGCTTAATGACGTGGGCGGCTATGCGCGGAAGATCGCTTTGGGGATGAAGCCATGA
- a CDS encoding methyltransferase domain-containing protein, producing MRPEDFDLFSTIVKQRSGLVLTPEKAYLLESRLMPVARKWNLKNLDDLAASIRAKREEALLRDMTEAMTTNESSFFRDQRPFDQFRQVVLPKLLETRAGKKHIRIWSAASSSGQEAYTLAMLLNEDKARLAGWRIEIVGTDLSSEMVERARSGIYTQFEVQRGLPITLLVKYFTQQGDKWQINQDIRNMVSFREMNLLQDFGPIGVFDVVFCRNVLIYFDAQTKGKVLESISRVMTPDGVLYLGGAETVLGITDKFKPLEGQRALYVQSSASAGLYGAPAGAAPAQPATGTVAR from the coding sequence ATGAGGCCGGAAGATTTCGACCTTTTCTCGACCATCGTGAAGCAGCGTTCCGGCCTCGTGCTGACGCCCGAAAAAGCCTATTTGCTTGAATCGCGCCTGATGCCGGTCGCGCGCAAATGGAACCTTAAAAACCTTGACGATCTGGCGGCTTCGATCCGGGCCAAGCGGGAAGAAGCGCTTCTGCGCGATATGACGGAAGCGATGACGACAAATGAATCATCTTTTTTCCGCGATCAACGGCCGTTTGACCAGTTCCGGCAAGTGGTATTACCCAAATTGCTGGAAACGAGGGCCGGCAAGAAGCACATTCGCATTTGGTCGGCCGCTTCTTCGAGCGGGCAGGAAGCCTACACGCTGGCCATGCTTTTGAACGAAGACAAGGCCCGGCTTGCCGGCTGGCGGATAGAAATTGTGGGCACCGATCTTTCCAGCGAAATGGTCGAGCGTGCCCGCAGCGGCATCTATACGCAGTTCGAAGTGCAGCGCGGTCTGCCTATCACCTTGCTTGTGAAATACTTTACGCAGCAGGGCGACAAGTGGCAGATCAATCAGGATATCCGCAACATGGTCAGTTTCAGGGAAATGAACCTGTTGCAGGATTTCGGCCCCATAGGGGTCTTTGATGTCGTGTTTTGCCGCAACGTGCTGATCTATTTCGATGCGCAGACCAAGGGTAAGGTCCTGGAATCGATCAGCCGCGTGATGACGCCCGATGGCGTATTGTATCTGGGCGGAGCCGAAACCGTTCTGGGGATTACCGATAAATTCAAGCCGTTGGAAGGCCAGCGTGCGCTCTATGTCCAGTCAAGCGCTTCGGCGGGTCTTTATGGGGCTCCGGCTGGCGCCGCACCTGCGCAGCCAGCCACAGGCACAGTGGCCCGTTAA
- a CDS encoding response regulator produces the protein MRVLLVEDDTSVAKSIELMLQAEGFIVDTTDLGEDGLEIGKIYDYDIIVLDLMLPDIDGYEVLRRLRAAKVSTPILILSGLSELDNKIKGLGFGADDYLTKPFDRRELVARIHAIIRRSKGHSDSVIRTGKLMVNLDTRTVEVDGKPLHLTGKEYGILELLSLRKGTTLTKEMFLNHLYGGMDEPELKIIDVFVCKLRKKLATAAGGDNYIETVWGRGYVLRDPNAASDGKSPSETSAAVAG, from the coding sequence ATGCGCGTTCTGCTCGTTGAAGACGATACCTCGGTCGCAAAAAGCATCGAGCTCATGCTGCAAGCCGAAGGTTTCATTGTCGATACGACCGACCTCGGTGAGGACGGCCTCGAGATCGGCAAGATCTACGATTACGATATCATCGTACTCGATCTCATGTTACCCGACATTGACGGGTATGAAGTTCTGCGCAGGCTTCGCGCCGCGAAAGTTTCGACACCGATATTAATTTTGTCGGGCCTGTCGGAACTCGACAACAAGATCAAGGGTCTTGGCTTCGGCGCCGACGATTATCTGACCAAGCCTTTCGACCGCCGCGAACTGGTTGCGCGTATTCACGCGATCATCCGCCGCAGCAAGGGCCATTCGGACAGCGTGATCCGCACCGGCAAGCTGATGGTCAACCTCGATACCCGTACGGTCGAAGTGGACGGCAAGCCCCTCCACCTTACCGGCAAGGAATACGGCATCCTTGAGCTTCTGAGCCTTCGCAAGGGCACGACGCTGACCAAGGAAATGTTCCTGAACCACCTTTATGGCGGTATGGACGAGCCGGAACTGAAGATCATCGACGTGTTCGTCTGCAAGCTGCGTAAAAAGCTGGCGACGGCCGCCGGGGGCGACAACTACATCGAGACGGTATGGGGCCGTGGCTACGTGCTGCGCGACCCGAATGCCGCCAGCGATGGCAAATCCCCGAGCGAAACAAGCGCGGCGGTTGCGGGCTAA
- the fliI gene encoding flagellar protein export ATPase FliI — translation MGIDQNRLVANIEAISSTRVFGRVAAVQGLLIEVAGVERHLSVGGRCNVIARGGRKVLCEAVGFRENRALLLPYSVIDGIGLGCKAEVADAQPVVYPSEAWLGRVINALGEPIDGKGPLPRGTVPTPIRNTPPSAHARQRVGEKLDLGIRAINSFLTCCRGQRMGIFAGSGVGKSILMSMVARYTSADISIIGLVGERGREVQEFIHDDLGPEGLARSIVIVATSDEAALLRRQAAYMTLALAEYFRDDGKQVLCLIDSVTRFAMAQREIGLAAGEPPTTKGYPPTTFAELPKLLERAGPGEAGKGAITGLFTVLVDGDDHNEPIADAVRGILDGHIVLERAIAERGRYPAINILRSISRTMPACNSDRENELVTRARRYLAAYENMAELIRLGAYRRGSDPETDEAIQYYPVVEDFLRQDKAERDNLGEGYAKLAGVLGVQWP, via the coding sequence GTGGGAATAGATCAAAACCGCCTTGTGGCAAATATCGAAGCCATCTCATCGACGCGCGTTTTCGGACGCGTGGCCGCGGTGCAAGGCTTGCTGATCGAAGTTGCCGGGGTCGAACGCCACCTTTCGGTGGGGGGGCGCTGCAATGTGATCGCGCGCGGCGGGCGCAAGGTTCTGTGCGAGGCCGTAGGCTTTCGTGAAAACCGGGCACTGTTGCTTCCCTATAGCGTGATCGACGGCATCGGGCTTGGGTGCAAGGCGGAGGTGGCGGATGCGCAGCCTGTCGTGTATCCGAGCGAAGCGTGGCTTGGCCGGGTTATCAATGCCCTGGGCGAACCGATTGACGGCAAGGGACCGTTACCGCGTGGCACCGTTCCTACGCCCATCCGCAACACCCCGCCTTCGGCCCATGCGCGGCAGCGGGTTGGGGAAAAGCTCGATCTTGGTATCCGGGCCATCAACAGCTTCCTGACATGTTGCCGCGGACAGCGCATGGGTATTTTCGCCGGTTCCGGCGTCGGTAAATCCATTCTGATGTCGATGGTGGCACGCTATACGTCGGCCGATATATCGATCATCGGCCTTGTGGGCGAACGCGGGCGCGAGGTGCAGGAATTTATCCATGACGATCTGGGGCCCGAAGGCCTTGCGCGCAGCATCGTGATTGTCGCCACATCAGACGAAGCGGCGCTGCTGCGCCGGCAGGCGGCCTATATGACGCTGGCGCTCGCCGAATATTTCCGCGACGACGGCAAGCAGGTGCTGTGCCTGATCGACAGCGTGACCCGTTTTGCCATGGCGCAACGTGAAATCGGCCTCGCGGCCGGCGAACCGCCGACGACAAAGGGCTACCCGCCCACGACCTTTGCCGAATTGCCCAAGCTGCTTGAACGCGCCGGGCCGGGCGAGGCGGGCAAAGGTGCGATCACCGGCCTTTTCACCGTGCTTGTGGACGGCGACGATCATAACGAACCGATTGCCGATGCCGTGCGCGGCATCCTTGATGGGCATATCGTGCTGGAGCGCGCGATTGCCGAGCGCGGGCGTTACCCCGCCATCAATATCCTGCGCAGCATTTCGCGCACCATGCCTGCTTGCAACAGCGACCGCGAGAACGAGCTGGTGACGCGTGCGCGCCGTTACCTTGCGGCCTATGAAAACATGGCCGAGCTGATCAGGCTCGGCGCCTATCGCCGCGGCAGCGACCCGGAAACCGACGAGGCGATCCAGTATTACCCGGTGGTCGAGGATTTTCTGCGTCAGGACAAGGCCGAGCGCGATAATCTGGGGGAAGGCTATGCCAAGCTGGCCGGGGTGCTCGGCGTGCAATGGCCATAA
- a CDS encoding nitrate reductase, producing MPDKQRIMMCAPDHYEVSYVINAWMEGQIGRADRTLAVRQWNDLHAIIARYADIVLQPPQPGLPDLVFTANAGFVIGDIAVVSHFRNTERKGEEKYDHEFFKSAGFKIADWPKDALFEGAGDALLDRGARLIWTAYGLRSDARAATLLGQVYGREVVTLKLVNPHFYHLDTCLCPLTGGYVLYYPDAFDAESRGKIESVVPAGRRIVASKEDAFAFACNAVDLAPRVVMGNASEGLQQALRAKGFDPIVTPLGEFIKAGGSAKCLTLKLVEE from the coding sequence ATGCCAGACAAACAACGCATCATGATGTGCGCGCCTGATCATTATGAGGTCAGTTACGTTATCAATGCCTGGATGGAGGGGCAGATCGGCCGGGCGGACCGCACGCTGGCCGTGCGCCAGTGGAACGATTTGCATGCCATTATCGCGCGCTATGCCGATATTGTGCTGCAACCTCCGCAGCCCGGCTTGCCCGATCTCGTATTCACGGCCAATGCCGGTTTCGTGATCGGCGATATTGCTGTGGTCAGCCATTTTCGCAATACCGAGCGCAAGGGCGAAGAAAAATACGACCACGAATTTTTTAAATCAGCCGGTTTCAAGATCGCCGATTGGCCGAAGGACGCGCTGTTTGAAGGCGCGGGCGATGCGCTGCTTGATCGCGGCGCAAGGCTGATATGGACGGCCTATGGCCTGCGTTCCGATGCCCGTGCCGCCACGCTGCTGGGACAGGTTTATGGGCGGGAAGTTGTGACGCTTAAGCTCGTCAACCCGCACTTCTATCACCTCGATACCTGTCTGTGCCCGCTTACGGGCGGCTATGTGCTTTACTACCCCGATGCCTTCGATGCCGAAAGTCGCGGCAAGATTGAGTCTGTTGTGCCGGCGGGCAGGCGTATTGTTGCCAGCAAAGAGGATGCTTTTGCCTTTGCCTGCAACGCCGTTGACCTTGCGCCGCGTGTTGTGATGGGTAATGCCAGCGAAGGGCTGCAACAGGCGCTGCGCGCCAAGGGCTTTGATCCCATCGTCACCCCGCTGGGCGAATTCATCAAGGCGGGGGGCAGTGCCAAGTGCCTTACGCTTAAGCTGGTTGAGGAATAA
- the argG gene encoding argininosuccinate synthase, producing MQVQELKGQTIAFAASGGLDSCTITHWLTSLGVKVVAFTADLGQPDEVDFGAIEKRMRASGAVDYVAVPLQERMAEAGLEVVQAQSTYEGRYWNTTGMGRVVTVSGLLPEIVKRGIKIFSHGATGRGNDQIRFQLMTNMLQPSMEVYAPWRDEEFLKRFPGRQQMIAYCEQQNVPITATREKPYSTDANMLGLTHEGGKLEDITTAPDIVTPGMGVWASDAPAKPEEVVIRFEKGRPVQINGAKVNGLQAMLQANQIAGRHGVGIGAHLVENRFIGVKSRGVYEAPGMELLGTAYAYLVQLVLDRRSREIFDQLGLLYAKQIYQGYYYDLCSQMIRASLEQVTRLITGTITLRLLRGVAQYVKAEAAPHSLFTLDGSMEAEGSFNHADSEGFLRVLAVNARAIAATKQLKG from the coding sequence ATGCAGGTACAGGAACTCAAGGGCCAGACAATCGCTTTCGCCGCATCCGGCGGGCTCGATAGCTGCACGATCACGCATTGGCTGACATCGCTGGGCGTCAAGGTTGTCGCCTTCACGGCCGATCTTGGCCAGCCGGACGAGGTGGATTTCGGCGCAATCGAGAAGCGCATGCGCGCCAGCGGCGCGGTCGATTATGTCGCGGTGCCGCTGCAGGAACGGATGGCGGAAGCCGGGCTTGAGGTCGTGCAGGCGCAAAGCACCTATGAAGGCCGTTACTGGAACACCACCGGCATGGGCCGCGTGGTAACCGTAAGTGGCTTGCTGCCCGAAATCGTGAAGCGCGGGATCAAGATATTCAGCCACGGCGCGACCGGCCGCGGTAACGACCAGATCCGCTTCCAGCTTATGACCAACATGCTGCAACCGAGCATGGAAGTGTATGCCCCGTGGCGTGACGAAGAATTCCTGAAGCGTTTCCCCGGCCGCCAGCAGATGATCGCTTATTGCGAACAGCAAAATGTGCCGATCACGGCCACGCGCGAGAAACCCTATTCGACCGATGCCAACATGCTTGGCCTTACGCACGAAGGCGGCAAGCTGGAAGATATCACCACCGCACCGGATATCGTGACCCCGGGCATGGGCGTGTGGGCCAGCGATGCGCCCGCAAAACCCGAAGAAGTCGTGATCCGGTTCGAGAAGGGCCGCCCGGTCCAGATCAACGGCGCCAAGGTGAACGGGTTGCAAGCAATGCTGCAAGCCAACCAGATCGCCGGCAGGCACGGCGTGGGCATCGGCGCGCACCTGGTCGAAAACCGCTTTATCGGCGTTAAATCGCGCGGCGTGTATGAAGCGCCGGGCATGGAATTGCTTGGCACGGCTTATGCGTATCTGGTTCAGCTCGTGCTCGATCGCCGTTCGCGCGAAATCTTCGATCAGCTCGGGCTGCTGTATGCCAAGCAGATTTATCAAGGTTATTACTACGATCTGTGCTCGCAGATGATCAGGGCTTCGCTTGAACAGGTTACGCGCCTTATTACGGGTACGATAACCTTGCGGCTGTTGCGCGGCGTTGCCCAATATGTAAAGGCCGAAGCGGCGCCGCATTCGCTCTTCACGCTGGACGGTTCGATGGAAGCGGAAGGCAGCTTCAACCACGCGGATTCGGAAGGGTTCCTGCGCGTGCTGGCCGTCAATGCCCGCGCCATCGCGGCGACCAAGCAGCTGAAAGGCTAG
- a CDS encoding P-loop NTPase, producing MADPISFTPHAGSGATPAPLTAPNMLAVASGKGGVGKTWFSITLCSALAKAGKRVLLFDGDLGLANVDIQLGLTPELDLGAVIEGKTTLPGAITRYEEGGFDVLAGRSGSGNLATLATQRLAELRNDLMTLANNYDRVIVDLGAGVDRSVRQLAGPAATTLVVITDEPTSLTDAYAFIKLGRAANPKADMRVIVNMATNKADGQKTYETIKKACESFLQYTPPLAGIIRRDAKVRDAIRAQTSLLVRSPVSDAASDVQAIAKEILG from the coding sequence ATGGCCGACCCGATTTCCTTCACACCTCACGCAGGCAGCGGTGCCACCCCCGCCCCGCTTACAGCGCCCAACATGCTCGCGGTCGCCAGCGGCAAAGGCGGCGTCGGCAAGACATGGTTTTCGATTACCCTTTGCAGCGCGCTCGCCAAAGCCGGCAAGCGCGTTCTGCTGTTCGATGGCGATCTCGGGCTCGCGAACGTGGATATCCAGCTCGGCCTTACGCCCGAACTGGATCTCGGCGCGGTCATCGAAGGCAAAACCACCCTGCCCGGCGCGATTACCCGCTATGAAGAAGGCGGGTTCGATGTTTTGGCGGGCCGTTCGGGTTCCGGCAACCTTGCGACACTTGCAACCCAGCGCCTCGCTGAATTGCGCAACGATCTGATGACTCTTGCGAACAACTATGACCGGGTTATCGTCGATCTCGGCGCCGGGGTGGATCGTTCGGTACGCCAGCTTGCCGGGCCTGCGGCAACGACGCTTGTCGTCATCACCGACGAACCGACCTCCCTGACGGACGCATACGCCTTCATCAAGCTCGGTCGCGCCGCCAACCCCAAGGCCGACATGCGCGTGATCGTCAATATGGCAACCAACAAGGCAGACGGACAAAAAACATACGAAACTATCAAGAAGGCTTGCGAAAGCTTCCTGCAATACACGCCGCCGCTGGCCGGCATCATAAGGCGCGACGCCAAGGTGCGCGATGCGATCCGCGCCCAAACCTCGCTGCTTGTCCGCTCGCCCGTCTCCGATGCCGCAAGCGACGTGCAGGCAATCGCCAAAGAAATTCTCGGGTAG
- a CDS encoding GTPase: MRLRSFHGPNMTDAMRQVRDALGDHAIIVATRDDDMGGVRVTAAVDEVAVKANGMARAAAMVPDTDTDNDLIEGLADCFYKHGLSAVLSEKLLATAVHYAANDPVLALAAAFDAHMQFRPILDGKATKPLMLIGPPGAGKTLSTAKMATAAKMLGQPVSVITTDTVRAGGISQLAAFTNLLKLKLLEIEDAGALRDTLSVHGGGNLVLIDTAGCNPFDKQDRKDLKDMLAKNDVEAVLVMPAGYEIQEGSDLAAAFRELGASSILLTRGDMTRRFGSALSIAHETKLPLAGISRSPDVTKPLESLNPVSTARLLLPEAESKQQGATSNKPTGTHA; this comes from the coding sequence ATGCGGTTACGCTCATTCCACGGTCCAAACATGACAGACGCCATGCGTCAGGTGCGCGATGCACTCGGCGATCATGCGATCATCGTTGCCACGCGCGACGACGATATGGGCGGCGTCCGCGTGACCGCCGCGGTTGACGAAGTTGCGGTCAAGGCCAATGGCATGGCGCGCGCCGCCGCCATGGTCCCCGATACCGATACAGATAACGACCTGATTGAAGGGCTCGCTGATTGTTTCTACAAGCACGGCCTTTCCGCCGTGCTTTCGGAAAAGCTTCTGGCCACGGCTGTGCACTATGCTGCGAACGACCCTGTGCTCGCGCTCGCGGCCGCATTCGACGCCCATATGCAGTTCCGCCCGATCCTGGACGGCAAGGCGACCAAGCCGCTTATGCTGATCGGCCCGCCTGGCGCAGGAAAAACCCTGAGCACCGCCAAAATGGCAACGGCCGCCAAAATGCTTGGCCAGCCCGTCAGCGTTATCACGACGGACACAGTGCGGGCGGGCGGCATTAGCCAGCTTGCGGCCTTCACCAATCTTTTGAAACTGAAGCTGCTTGAAATTGAAGATGCGGGGGCGCTGCGTGATACGCTTAGCGTGCATGGCGGCGGCAATCTTGTGCTGATCGATACCGCCGGCTGCAACCCTTTTGATAAGCAGGACAGAAAAGACCTTAAAGATATGCTGGCCAAGAACGACGTGGAAGCCGTGCTGGTCATGCCCGCAGGCTATGAAATACAGGAAGGAAGCGACCTTGCCGCCGCCTTCCGTGAACTGGGCGCGAGCAGCATCCTGCTTACCCGCGGCGACATGACGCGCCGCTTCGGCAGCGCGCTGAGCATAGCGCATGAAACGAAATTGCCGCTGGCAGGCATCAGCCGCTCGCCGGACGTCACGAAGCCGCTTGAATCGCTCAACCCTGTTTCCACCGCTCGTCTTTTGCTTCCCGAAGCCGAAAGCAAGCAGCAAGGCGCAACCAGCAACAAACCAACCGGAACCCACGCATAA